The following are from one region of the Hyalangium gracile genome:
- a CDS encoding peptidoglycan-binding domain-containing protein translates to MSGQSVRQLQDSLRAAGFDPGASDGKFGPRTERAVRDYQRSKGLQVDGIAGRRTMGALGGASDFSGSQPNAANGTARLNGVPNGPGMTTGSITVNGRTYQFNSGSGSRYSVPPGEYRVMAHRQNRSDAGFVRDGVGYSFALEDANRRRGSDSMYDARAGRDRTALRIHPDGGATGTAGCIGIVGDAATQRQFRADMNAELARNGGTYTLNVR, encoded by the coding sequence ATGAGCGGTCAGTCGGTGCGCCAGCTCCAGGACAGCCTGCGCGCCGCGGGTTTCGATCCGGGCGCCAGCGACGGCAAGTTCGGCCCGCGCACCGAGCGCGCGGTGCGGGACTACCAGCGCTCGAAGGGCCTGCAGGTGGACGGCATCGCCGGTCGCCGCACGATGGGCGCGCTCGGCGGCGCCAGCGACTTCTCCGGCTCTCAGCCCAACGCCGCCAACGGCACCGCGCGCCTCAACGGGGTGCCCAACGGCCCCGGCATGACCACCGGCAGCATCACGGTGAACGGCCGCACGTACCAGTTCAACTCCGGCTCGGGCTCGCGCTACTCCGTGCCGCCGGGCGAATACCGGGTGATGGCGCACCGCCAGAACCGCAGCGATGCCGGCTTCGTGCGGGACGGCGTCGGCTACAGCTTCGCCCTGGAGGATGCGAACCGCCGCCGCGGCTCTGACTCGATGTATGACGCGCGCGCGGGCCGCGACCGCACGGCGCTGCGCATCCACCCGGATGGTGGCGCGACCGGCACCGCGGGCTGCATCGGCATCGTCGGAGACGCGGCGACCCAGCGGCAGTTCCGCGCCGACATGAACGCGGAGCTCGCCCGTAACGGCGGCACGTACACGCTCAACGTGCGGTGA
- a CDS encoding Vgb family protein, with protein sequence MSPLCCLALLSASLLATAPRIPLPEGFTYPNGIAHAEDGTLFVGSVSSGRVLQRKPGGAWQELFPGSDEVFSVTSLRLDAPRGLLWGTSPDVMGLLRPDGSLGRRPPRLFALEVRTGKVSRLVVVPEGGMGNDIAVAPDGGVYVTDSSRASVLYLRPGGERLETLVSDTRFQAQGTGMANVGPAGIALAKDGRTLAINTFGPGRLFLIRLGSGAPPTVTEVELPRRLENPDGMRFAPDGRLLVLEGAVDSGDGRLLRIDVLGPSPGPKKLEVLASGLESPVNLTVAKDGRIWLTEARLRERLLRGQEAKEPGEFWVTVRSG encoded by the coding sequence ATGAGTCCTCTGTGCTGCCTTGCCCTCCTGAGCGCGAGCCTGCTCGCCACGGCTCCACGCATACCCCTTCCAGAGGGCTTCACGTACCCCAACGGCATCGCCCACGCGGAGGACGGAACGCTCTTCGTCGGCTCGGTGTCGAGCGGACGCGTCCTCCAGCGGAAGCCGGGTGGAGCGTGGCAGGAGCTGTTCCCGGGCTCCGACGAGGTGTTCTCGGTGACGAGCCTTCGGCTGGATGCGCCGCGCGGGCTGCTGTGGGGGACGTCTCCCGACGTCATGGGCCTGCTGCGCCCGGATGGCTCGCTGGGCCGGCGGCCGCCGAGGCTCTTCGCGCTGGAGGTCCGCACCGGCAAGGTGTCGCGGCTCGTCGTCGTCCCGGAAGGCGGCATGGGCAATGACATCGCCGTCGCGCCAGACGGCGGCGTGTACGTGACGGACAGCTCGCGGGCGTCCGTCCTGTACCTGCGCCCCGGAGGCGAGCGGCTGGAGACACTCGTGTCCGACACGCGCTTCCAGGCCCAGGGGACGGGAATGGCCAACGTGGGGCCGGCGGGCATCGCGCTGGCGAAGGATGGCAGGACGCTGGCCATCAACACCTTCGGCCCCGGGCGCCTCTTCCTCATCCGGCTCGGGAGCGGAGCCCCACCCACGGTGACGGAGGTGGAGCTGCCGCGCCGGCTGGAGAACCCGGATGGGATGCGCTTCGCTCCCGACGGGCGGCTGCTGGTGCTGGAGGGCGCGGTGGACAGCGGAGACGGACGGCTGCTGCGCATCGACGTCCTCGGGCCATCCCCCGGCCCGAAGAAGCTGGAGGTGCTCGCCTCGGGCCTCGAGTCTCCCGTCAACCTCACCGTCGCGAAGGACGGCCGCATCTGGCTCACCGAGGCGCGGCTTCGCGAGCGGCTCCTTCGCGGGCAGGAGGCCAAGGAGCCTGGCGAGTTCTGGGTCACCGTTCGAAGCGGATGA
- a CDS encoding LysR family transcriptional regulator has translation MQRAAMRDRLEEMLSFVAVARALSFADAARELGISSSTLSRRISRLEGALGTALLRRTTRTVSLTEAGTLYLERCLDVLARVEDAEALVSGLAGEPRGRLRVSVPNLFGQLQIAPVLPDFLRRHPRIALEVSFMDRYVDLIQERFDVAIRIGALEDSSLVVRRLASNRRILCASPRYLQGRRPLSRPEELTQHSCLHFSFLTEGPTWTLLRGEERVTVRVRPTLSADNAEALRLAAVEGSGITVLATFLAGEDLRAGRLVRVLEGWSIPDTGIFAVHPPGRLVPSKVQAFVSFLRERLEGTPPWEREVLSAPGIRLRK, from the coding sequence ATGCAGCGTGCGGCGATGCGGGACCGGCTCGAGGAGATGCTCAGCTTCGTGGCGGTGGCTCGGGCCCTGAGCTTCGCGGACGCGGCGCGGGAGCTGGGCATCAGCTCCTCGACGCTGAGCCGGCGCATCTCCCGGCTGGAGGGGGCGCTGGGCACCGCGCTGCTGCGACGCACCACCCGCACCGTCTCGCTGACGGAGGCCGGCACGCTGTACCTGGAGCGCTGCCTGGATGTGCTCGCCCGCGTCGAGGACGCCGAGGCCCTCGTCTCCGGGCTGGCGGGCGAGCCGAGGGGCCGGCTGCGCGTGTCCGTCCCCAACCTCTTCGGACAGCTTCAGATCGCCCCGGTGCTGCCGGACTTCCTGCGGCGCCATCCCCGCATCGCGCTGGAAGTCTCCTTCATGGATCGCTACGTGGATCTCATCCAGGAGCGCTTCGACGTCGCCATCCGCATCGGCGCCCTGGAGGACTCCAGTCTCGTGGTGCGCCGGCTCGCCTCCAACCGGCGCATCCTCTGCGCTTCCCCGCGCTACCTCCAGGGCCGCCGGCCGCTCTCGAGGCCCGAGGAGCTCACCCAGCACTCCTGCCTCCACTTCAGCTTCCTGACGGAGGGCCCCACGTGGACCCTGCTGCGAGGGGAGGAGCGCGTGACGGTGCGGGTGCGCCCGACGCTGAGCGCGGACAATGCCGAGGCGCTGCGGCTGGCGGCGGTGGAGGGCAGCGGCATCACCGTGCTGGCTACGTTCCTCGCGGGAGAGGACTTGCGGGCCGGGCGGCTCGTCCGCGTCCTCGAGGGCTGGTCCATCCCCGACACCGGCATCTTCGCGGTGCATCCACCGGGACGCCTGGTGCCCTCGAAGGTCCAGGCCTTCGTCTCCTTCCTGAGGGAGCGGCTCGAAGGCACGCCTCCCTGGGAGCGGGAGGTGCTCTCCGCGCCTGGGATTCGTCTAAGAAAATGA